The genomic stretch tgtgtgtataaccgACCTGCTCTTCTGTGAGGGGGAGCCAGTATATACAAGGGGCTGCTTTGGTTTTATTGAACAGGTCATCCAGCAGTTTGACAGGAGGTTCGTCTGCAGCTTTCTCTGAAGAaacaacacaaacacaaagaGTAAACATACAGTTGACCCAACAGGGCACAGATCTAAACCCCCATCTCTCCATCACCAACTCCTCACCTTTCTTGTCCGTCTTCCTCTCCTTGCGTTTCCTCTCTCTGGAGCGGGATCGTCTGGGGCCCGCTTCCTCTCCAGTTTTTCCTGGACCAAAGTCCCGGACCTTGTCCCTGTCCCACTCCCTCTCAGCCCGGGACCTCTCCCTGCGCTCCATCTCACGTTCTCGCTCCGCCCACTGGTCTCGCTCGGGCAGGAGAGGGGGCAAGGCCACCCCTCGAACAGGCACCGCCGCAGCCCCCCGCTCACACACCCCAGCCCTCTCAGGGGGAGGCAGGCATCTGTGGAAGTccagctaaacacacacacagaggaaaagGAGTTACCATAAGGAACACCATAAGAACTGAAACATGAAAGAACTGGGGAACGATATCCATCATAGGTAGGGCAAAACCACGAGGACCCAGACACTCTTACCTCGTCTTGCTGACTGAAGTCCACACTGAGGAACTTGGGGTTGCTCTGAGGCCATTTCACCCCATGCAGGGCTGCACGTGTGGCCATTGACTCCTCTGCACTGGAGTACTGGAAGAGACAGGAGAGCAAGACAGGACATCCATTAGGGACAGTGAGGATTGCCTTAGATAAGACAGATAGTAGGGAGATATAGGAGCTGCTCTGGGCcgcatctcaaatgacaccctaatcCCCCCTATAGTCAAATACACTATCTTTGACCATAGTAGTGTACTATACGGAGAATAGGACGTCGGTTGAGACGCAGCACTGGATTCAGGATGACGGCCAACAGACAGAGACGTACTGTGACGTAGCAGTGAGATTTGATCTTGTCGATCCAGAAGCCGTCCTCGAGCACAGTGCCGGTCCTGCCGAGCAGCTCCTTCAGCTGGCCCAGGGTGAACGGCCGAACCAGGTTGGACACGTGGACGATGTTGGACATTTTGCctcgtggaggagagggctgctTGGCCGTGCGGACAGGGTCGTCTATGGTGATGGACACGCCAGACTTCTGCTGGCTGATGGAGCGACGGATCAATGTGTCACTGGGGGTCACTGAGGAGAGGAAAGGATAGAGATACATCAACCTGAACTCACTCAACATATCAAAGGGTAGAATGTAGCCCAGGGTTAGAGGTTTTGATCTGATCTGATAATTAAGCACACAGTCCCCTGtagcacagttggtagagcatggcgcttgcaatgccagggttgtgggttcgtttcccaaggggggccagtatgaaaatgtatgcactcactaactgtaagtcgctctggataagagcgtctgctaaatgactaaaatgtttaaaatgttaaGTTGCTCTTTAATTTTGGATCAATCTATTACCTGTTTTCATCTCCATGTCATGGCTGGGGGGAGAGGGGCATTGTGTCTCCATGGAGTCTCTCTGGAATGAGTCGTCCAacttctcccctctgtctcctttAAACTCCCCTCCATGCTCTCGGTCTTCCTCCTCATGTTCACTCCTCTTGGACTCCTTCTGTCCATTCTCCTGGGTCACTGACGGGACCACCTACATTACATTAGAGGTGGGTGGGGAAGAGGAGGCAGCGGCACACAGATGTTTTAATATGACATTCACAAATGCTAATACCTTTGGGTCAATTAAGAATGTTAGCCGTTATAGTAAATCCTACTGAATGCACCTTTATTAATGACTGCAGCAAAACCAATTTCCAGTAATACATTCCTACTACTTGAAACTAGATAAATGTACAGTCCACAGACCAGGTGAAGTTAAACTCTGACCTGTGTGACTGTGCGTCTGATCTTGAGGTCCTGCTCGCCctgctccctgtcctcctcctccaccccagaGAGGTGATCCTCCTCCCGGTgcagatccaccaccacctcctggCCTGGACATGGCCTGATGTCTGGGATCAGAGACTGGGGAGAAACAGAATTAACAGATTAGGGGTGGAAGAAAAGGAAAAAAAGCATCAAGACTCAACAACAGATAGTAAAAGGTTTGTTAGTATTCATTATGAGAAGGTGTTTTAGATAAGTAATATGTACAACAGTATTTTTTGCAGCGTAATTGATCATGCTATACCTTCAGAGAGTCTGTGGTGATGCTCATGGATGATTTCTTGGCTGTGACTGCAGTGCTggatccccacctcctcttcctcccggCCCCAGACTCTGTCTCGCCCTCTGCACTGACAGCACCTTGAGAGAGCTTGCTGCCTGGAACACAGAAGGGAATTGAACCATGGCCAAACGCATAATCGCAAGCACACACAGACAACGCACGACACCGCATCTATAACtggctctcactcacacacaggcaAATTAAACGAAAAACCAAGACTACCTACTGGGCTGAAGAAAACAATCAACCAAAACAGGCATGAGCATTTAGAGGGAGGTATACTCACTGCTAAGGGAGATCCTACGGGCTGTGAATGCCTTTGGTGTCAAACTCTgggaaaaaaaagaaataaacaCACCCCAAAGTACAGAGGGGAAAGGTGAGAGGCAGAGATGGAGAGGTGCATGGACAGATTGAAGGGAAGACAGGACAAGAGAGAGTGGGTGGGTGCACAAGG from Coregonus clupeaformis isolate EN_2021a chromosome 21, ASM2061545v1, whole genome shotgun sequence encodes the following:
- the LOC121535636 gene encoding apoptotic chromatin condensation inducer in the nucleus-like isoform X2, with the protein product MREVNEAAMAEPKRAPESSEESLTPKAFTARRISLSSSKLSQGAVSAEGETESGAGRKRRWGSSTAVTAKKSSMSITTDSLKSLIPDIRPCPGQEVVVDLHREEDHLSGVEEEDREQGEQDLKIRRTVTQVVPSVTQENGQKESKRSEHEEEDREHGGEFKGDRGEKLDDSFQRDSMETQCPSPPSHDMEMKTVTPSDTLIRRSISQQKSGVSITIDDPVRTAKQPSPPRGKMSNIVHVSNLVRPFTLGQLKELLGRTGTVLEDGFWIDKIKSHCYVTYSSAEESMATRAALHGVKWPQSNPKFLSVDFSQQDELDFHRCLPPPERAGVCERGAAAVPVRGVALPPLLPERDQWAEREREMERRERSRAEREWDRDKVRDFGPGKTGEEAGPRRSRSRERKRKERKTDKKEKAADEPPVKLLDDLFNKTKAAPCIYWLPLTEEQVAQKEAARQERMKEREKRRKAQQEEVEKKREEERKERMKAGSAASGERGEGERYRERERGRDGESDKHREGGYRRPRGSSAGGGRRSRSRSDTPPRDRRC